A genomic segment from Ramlibacter agri encodes:
- a CDS encoding DUF4118 domain-containing protein encodes MAAASDHRPDPDELLAQLQADEQRARRGRLRIYFGANAGVGKTFAMLGAARREQQAGRDVLVGVVETHGRSETAQLAEGLPQLPLREVRYRDRLLKEFDLDGALERKPAILLVDELAHSNVPGSRHPKRWQDVQELLDAGIDVWSTLNVQHLESLNDTVGAITGIRVHETVPDTVLDGADEVVLVDVPPDELMARLKAGKVYIPQQAERAAQNFFRKGNLIALREIALRRTAEHVEDDVRSYRVEQAIAPVWNTEGAILACVGPRAGDEQAVRAAARLAGQMNVRWYAAYVETPRLRRLPAGERDRILAVLKLAEELGAETAVLAAHAVAPELVAHAQQLNCATLVVGRPGPRHGGWGMAPPSMTRRLARLAPAMDVVEIGLRESVRRLARVTPAAPEEGDSENGWQARWLPYAWAAAASVAITLVTTPLHDVLDLANIVMLFLLTTVAVAMRFGRGPAALAAVLNVAAFDFFFVPPRLSMAVSDVQYLVTFCVMLVVGLLVGQLTAGLRFQARIADSRERRAQSLFELTRDLSAALLSTQVAALGQDAVRGHFGGDAVVLVTDARDELVQPAHAPPGFDGSVADWAFRNWQPAGLATSTLAAQAWHYVPLQAPMRVRGVLALKPAQPRWLLIPEQRRQLETLARQVAIALERVHYVEIAQQALVEMESERLRNALLAAISHDVRTPLTALIGLAESLRNSLRNSLQGETAEAIAQQARSLGHLVNNLLDMARLQSGKVNLRLEWQSVEEVVGTALRSAQPHLQGRTVHVSLPADLPLVEFDAVLIERVLVNLLENAAKYGVPPIEIRAWAEPDALRVAVRDHGPGLPAAVQGREQVLFEKFTRGQAESATPGVGLGLAICKAVIDAHRGTMQAANAAGGGAEFSFRLPRRPPPAAPA; translated from the coding sequence ATGGCCGCCGCCTCCGACCACCGCCCCGACCCCGACGAACTGCTCGCCCAGCTGCAGGCGGACGAACAGCGCGCGCGGCGCGGGCGGCTGCGCATCTACTTCGGCGCCAACGCCGGCGTCGGCAAGACCTTTGCCATGCTCGGCGCCGCGCGGCGCGAGCAGCAGGCCGGCCGCGACGTGCTGGTCGGCGTGGTGGAGACGCATGGCCGCAGCGAGACGGCGCAGCTGGCCGAGGGCTTGCCGCAGCTGCCGCTGCGCGAAGTGCGCTACCGCGACCGCCTCCTGAAGGAGTTCGACCTCGATGGCGCGCTGGAGCGCAAGCCCGCGATCCTGCTGGTGGACGAACTGGCGCACTCCAACGTCCCCGGCTCGCGCCACCCCAAGCGCTGGCAGGACGTGCAGGAGCTGCTGGACGCCGGCATCGACGTCTGGTCGACGCTGAACGTCCAGCACCTGGAAAGCCTCAACGACACGGTGGGCGCCATCACCGGCATCCGCGTGCACGAGACGGTGCCCGACACCGTGCTCGATGGCGCCGACGAAGTGGTGCTGGTGGACGTGCCGCCCGACGAACTGATGGCGCGCCTCAAAGCCGGCAAGGTCTACATCCCGCAGCAGGCCGAGCGTGCCGCGCAGAACTTCTTCCGCAAGGGCAACCTGATCGCGCTGCGCGAGATCGCGCTGCGTCGCACGGCCGAACACGTCGAGGACGACGTGCGCAGCTACCGGGTGGAGCAGGCCATCGCGCCGGTGTGGAACACCGAAGGCGCGATCCTCGCCTGCGTCGGCCCGCGCGCGGGCGACGAACAGGCGGTGCGCGCCGCGGCGCGCCTGGCCGGCCAGATGAACGTGCGCTGGTACGCGGCCTACGTCGAGACACCCAGGCTGCGCCGGCTGCCGGCCGGCGAGCGGGATCGCATCCTGGCCGTGCTCAAGCTGGCCGAGGAACTGGGCGCCGAAACCGCGGTGCTGGCGGCCCATGCCGTCGCGCCGGAACTGGTGGCGCATGCGCAGCAGCTCAATTGCGCGACCCTGGTGGTGGGCCGCCCCGGCCCGCGCCACGGTGGCTGGGGCATGGCGCCGCCCAGCATGACGCGCCGGCTGGCGCGGCTGGCGCCGGCGATGGACGTGGTGGAGATCGGCCTGCGCGAGAGCGTGCGCCGCCTGGCCCGGGTGACGCCGGCGGCGCCGGAGGAGGGCGACTCCGAGAACGGCTGGCAGGCGCGTTGGCTGCCCTATGCCTGGGCCGCGGCCGCCAGCGTGGCGATCACGCTGGTCACCACGCCGCTGCACGACGTGCTGGATCTGGCCAACATCGTCATGCTGTTCCTGCTCACGACGGTGGCCGTGGCCATGCGCTTCGGCCGCGGGCCGGCGGCGCTGGCCGCGGTGTTGAACGTGGCGGCCTTCGATTTCTTCTTCGTGCCGCCGCGCCTGTCGATGGCGGTGAGCGACGTGCAGTACCTGGTGACCTTCTGCGTGATGCTGGTGGTGGGGCTGCTGGTCGGCCAGCTGACGGCGGGCCTGCGCTTCCAGGCGCGCATCGCCGACAGCCGCGAGCGGCGCGCGCAATCGCTGTTCGAGCTGACGCGCGACCTGTCCGCCGCCTTGCTCTCGACGCAGGTGGCGGCGCTGGGCCAGGACGCGGTGCGCGGCCACTTCGGCGGCGACGCGGTGGTGCTGGTGACGGATGCGCGCGACGAACTGGTGCAGCCCGCGCACGCGCCGCCGGGCTTCGACGGCAGCGTTGCCGACTGGGCCTTCCGCAATTGGCAGCCGGCGGGCCTGGCCACCAGCACGCTGGCCGCGCAGGCCTGGCACTACGTGCCGCTGCAGGCGCCGATGCGCGTGCGTGGCGTACTGGCGCTGAAGCCGGCGCAGCCGCGCTGGCTGCTGATCCCGGAGCAGCGCCGCCAGCTCGAGACCCTGGCGCGCCAGGTGGCGATCGCGTTGGAGCGCGTGCACTACGTCGAGATCGCGCAGCAGGCGCTGGTGGAAATGGAATCGGAGCGCCTGCGCAATGCGCTGCTGGCGGCGATCTCGCACGACGTGCGCACGCCGCTGACGGCGCTGATCGGGCTGGCGGAGTCGCTGCGGAATTCGCTTCGGAATTCACTGCAGGGCGAGACGGCGGAGGCCATCGCGCAGCAGGCGCGCTCGCTGGGCCACCTGGTGAACAACCTGCTGGACATGGCGCGGCTGCAGAGCGGCAAGGTGAACCTGCGGCTCGAATGGCAGTCGGTGGAGGAAGTGGTGGGCACGGCCTTGCGCAGCGCGCAACCGCACCTGCAGGGGCGCACGGTGCACGTGTCGCTGCCCGCGGACCTGCCGCTGGTGGAGTTCGACGCCGTGCTGATCGAGCGGGTGCTGGTGAACCTGCTGGAGAACGCCGCCAAGTACGGGGTGCCGCCGATCGAGATCCGCGCCTGGGCCGAGCCCGACGCACTGCGCGTGGCGGTGCGTGACCACGGGCCGGGCCTGCCGGCCGCGGTGCAGGGCCGCGAGCAGGTGCTGTTCGAGAAGTTCACGCGCGGCCAGGCCGAGTCCGCCACGCCCGGCGTGGGCCTGGGCCTGGCGATCTGCAAGGCCGTCATCGACGCCCACCGCGGCACCATGCAGGCTGCCAATGCGGCTGGCGGCGGGGCAGAATTCAGCTTCCGCCTGCCGCGCCGGCCCCCGCCCGCGGCGCCGGCCTGA
- the kdpE gene encoding two-component system response regulator KdpE encodes MPSPVALIVEDEPQIRRFVRTALEGEGWQVHEAETLQRGLVEAGTRKPDLVVLDLGLPDGDGVDLIRDVRGWSAVPIIVLSARADESDKVEALDAGADDYLTKPFGVGELLARVRANLRRPRAVNGEAADPVFRFGGVEVDARSRIVRRDGADVHLTPIEYRLLSVLVANAGRVLTHRQLLREVWGPSHAEQSHYLRIYMGHLRQKLEADPAQPKHLLTETAVGYRLVT; translated from the coding sequence ATGCCCAGCCCTGTTGCCCTGATCGTCGAAGACGAACCCCAGATCCGCCGCTTCGTCCGCACCGCGCTGGAGGGCGAGGGCTGGCAGGTGCACGAAGCGGAGACCTTGCAGCGCGGCCTGGTCGAAGCCGGCACCCGCAAGCCGGACCTCGTGGTCCTGGACCTGGGCCTGCCCGATGGCGACGGCGTGGACCTGATCCGCGACGTGCGCGGCTGGTCGGCGGTGCCGATCATCGTGCTGTCCGCGCGCGCCGATGAAAGCGACAAGGTGGAGGCGCTCGATGCCGGCGCCGACGACTACCTGACCAAGCCATTCGGCGTGGGCGAGCTGCTGGCGCGCGTGCGCGCCAACCTGCGGCGCCCGCGCGCGGTGAACGGCGAGGCGGCCGACCCGGTGTTCCGCTTCGGCGGCGTGGAGGTGGACGCGCGCTCGCGCATCGTGCGGCGCGACGGCGCGGACGTGCACCTGACGCCGATCGAATACCGGCTGCTGTCGGTGCTGGTGGCCAACGCCGGCCGCGTGCTGACGCACCGGCAGCTGCTGCGCGAAGTGTGGGGTCCTTCACACGCAGAACAGAGCCACTACCTGCGCATCTACATGGGCCACCTGCGGCAGAAGCTGGAGGCCGACCCCGCGCAGCCGAAGCACCTGCTGACGGAGACGGCGGTGGGATATCGGTTGGTGACCTGA
- a CDS encoding chemotaxis protein CheW, with protein sequence MPSPATLLPFMHDVGQCDRALRELSLMWRMIESSTKMVCAEEAAAILPTMASTRRHFDRLEGELVASLVREKAAKVLRELGTKAQYVIDILVRNLYERTADVGFLATDPQLCAFVAGSGGTRAEVRERLRAYRSKYTVYEEILLLAPDGAVLAQIDDASPVQASSDPIVAQALQRDGFVQAFRASDLRPGRRHALLYARRMLHPATGQPVGVLCLCFRFEEEMAGIFRSHRDPAARYNMLLLDDANRCIASADEDWIPVGATVPVNRQGSDAVFMFRGRQYFCSTVAAQGYQGYAGPAGWQGQVMVPLDVAFQNDVQDGPDTLDAALREGLLAHAQSFSPPLHEILSAAETIRRVVWNGQVMTAGRRDGSARLQAVLEQISETGSRSNELFASSIRDLYATVLGSSLRDSEFVSHLLVDLLDRNLYERADDCRWWALTPLLRQALGRDADSLPAVTQTLQYINDLYTVYTRILVHDAEGTIVAQSQRADVAPLDLAAARIAPEMLERVAALRDEQGYVVSPFEPTPLYDGQPTYVYHAAIRSEDGMRVVGGIALVFDAAREFTAMLRDGLAGKPETSAFFVDRAGRIVASTDPARPPGSRLEIAPELLALDNGLSASRLVAHDGAYAIMGCTASSGYREFKVSDGYRDDIVAVVCERFGPVLARQRAQAAGVTLQGAADRRNNAHEFATFFCGGALVALDIAQVREARPASALTRMRIGCPERALGILRLDRGGQEQSVWVFDLGSLVCGRPSVLAANSQVVVVEHEGQAIGLLADELHAVSSYGEGQLSPTPFAAQHRLVRGIIRANGGACLVQLLDTACLFHVLRGTEPVPEILRLDDEEPLLLAA encoded by the coding sequence ATGCCCTCGCCCGCCACCCTCCTCCCCTTCATGCACGACGTCGGCCAATGCGACCGTGCCCTGCGCGAACTGAGCCTGATGTGGCGCATGATCGAGTCGTCCACCAAGATGGTGTGTGCCGAGGAAGCGGCGGCCATCCTGCCCACCATGGCCAGCACGCGGCGGCACTTCGACCGCCTCGAAGGCGAGCTGGTGGCCAGCCTGGTGCGCGAGAAGGCCGCCAAGGTGCTGCGCGAACTGGGCACCAAGGCGCAGTACGTCATCGACATCCTGGTGCGCAACCTGTACGAGCGCACCGCGGACGTCGGCTTCCTCGCCACCGATCCGCAGCTGTGCGCCTTCGTCGCGGGCAGCGGCGGCACGCGCGCCGAGGTGCGCGAGCGCCTGCGCGCCTACCGCAGCAAGTACACGGTGTACGAAGAAATCCTGCTGCTCGCGCCGGACGGCGCCGTGCTGGCGCAGATCGACGACGCCAGCCCGGTGCAGGCCAGCAGCGACCCCATCGTCGCCCAGGCGCTGCAGCGTGACGGCTTCGTGCAGGCCTTCCGCGCCAGCGACCTGCGCCCCGGCCGGCGCCATGCGCTGCTCTATGCACGCCGCATGCTGCACCCGGCCACCGGCCAGCCCGTGGGCGTGCTGTGCCTGTGCTTCCGCTTCGAGGAGGAGATGGCGGGCATCTTCCGCTCGCACCGCGACCCGGCCGCGCGCTACAACATGCTGCTGCTCGATGACGCCAACCGCTGCATCGCCTCGGCCGACGAGGACTGGATCCCCGTCGGGGCTACCGTGCCCGTCAACCGGCAAGGCAGCGACGCCGTCTTCATGTTCCGCGGCCGCCAATACTTCTGCAGCACCGTCGCGGCCCAGGGTTACCAGGGCTATGCGGGGCCGGCCGGCTGGCAGGGCCAGGTGATGGTGCCGCTGGACGTGGCTTTCCAGAACGACGTGCAGGACGGCCCGGACACGCTGGATGCCGCGCTGCGCGAAGGCCTGCTGGCGCACGCGCAGAGCTTCTCGCCGCCGCTGCACGAGATCCTGAGCGCCGCCGAGACCATCCGCCGCGTCGTCTGGAACGGCCAGGTGATGACGGCCGGCCGCCGTGACGGCAGCGCGCGCCTGCAGGCGGTGCTGGAGCAGATCAGCGAGACCGGCAGCCGCAGCAACGAGCTGTTCGCCAGCTCCATCCGCGACCTCTACGCCACCGTGCTGGGGTCCAGCCTGCGCGACTCGGAATTCGTCTCGCACCTGCTGGTGGACCTGCTGGATCGCAACCTCTACGAGCGCGCCGACGACTGCCGCTGGTGGGCGCTGACGCCGCTGCTGCGGCAGGCACTGGGCCGCGATGCGGACAGCCTTCCTGCGGTCACGCAGACCTTGCAGTACATCAACGACCTCTACACCGTCTACACGCGCATCCTGGTGCATGACGCGGAAGGCACGATCGTGGCACAGTCGCAGCGGGCGGACGTAGCGCCGCTGGACCTGGCGGCCGCGCGCATCGCGCCTGAAATGCTGGAGCGCGTGGCGGCGCTGCGCGACGAACAGGGCTACGTGGTCTCGCCCTTCGAGCCCACGCCGCTGTACGACGGCCAGCCCACTTACGTCTACCACGCGGCCATCCGCAGCGAGGATGGCATGCGCGTCGTGGGCGGCATCGCGCTCGTGTTCGATGCCGCGCGCGAGTTCACGGCGATGCTGCGCGACGGCCTGGCCGGCAAGCCCGAGACCAGCGCCTTCTTCGTCGACCGCGCCGGCCGCATCGTCGCCAGCACCGACCCCGCGCGGCCACCGGGCAGCCGGCTGGAGATCGCGCCGGAGCTGCTGGCGCTGGACAACGGCCTCAGCGCTTCGCGGCTGGTGGCGCACGACGGCGCCTACGCGATCATGGGTTGCACGGCGTCCAGCGGCTATCGCGAGTTCAAGGTCAGCGACGGCTACCGCGACGACATCGTCGCCGTGGTGTGCGAGCGCTTCGGCCCGGTGCTCGCCCGCCAGCGCGCGCAGGCGGCCGGCGTGACGCTGCAGGGCGCGGCGGACCGCCGCAACAACGCCCACGAGTTCGCCACCTTCTTCTGCGGGGGCGCCCTGGTGGCGCTGGACATCGCGCAGGTACGCGAGGCCCGGCCGGCCAGCGCGCTCACCCGCATGCGCATCGGCTGCCCGGAGCGCGCGCTGGGCATCCTGCGCCTGGATCGCGGCGGGCAGGAGCAAAGCGTGTGGGTGTTCGACCTGGGCAGCCTCGTCTGCGGCCGCCCTTCGGTGCTGGCGGCCAATAGCCAGGTGGTGGTCGTCGAACATGAGGGGCAGGCCATCGGCCTGCTGGCCGACGAACTGCACGCCGTCTCGTCCTATGGCGAAGGCCAGCTCTCGCCCACGCCCTTCGCGGCGCAGCACCGGCTGGTGCGCGGCATCATCCGCGCCAACGGCGGCGCCTGCCTGGTGCAACTGCTGGACACCGCCTGCCTGTTCCACGTGCTGCGCGGGACCGAACCGGTGCCGGAGATCCTGCGCCTTGACGACGAGGAGCCGTTGCTGCTGGCGGCTTGA
- a CDS encoding metallophosphoesterase family protein, with product MGKSATSVRFAAVGDLHVTKDHVGHLRAFFTQASEAADALLLCGDLTDYGTAEEARILADELAAVAVPIVAVLGNHDYESGTPEVVRETLMGIGVRVLDGEACEIEGVGIAGAKGFAGGFGRGSLGAWGEPAIKMFVQEALNEAMKFESALAKLRTHRRIALLHYSPVCSTVRGEPEDIFPFLGSSRLEEPLLRYPVDAIFHGHAHRGSLEGKTVNGLPVFNVARPLLLRTRPDLPPFRLYDVPRADVESEEEVAAVP from the coding sequence ATGGGCAAGTCCGCCACCAGCGTGCGCTTCGCCGCCGTCGGCGACCTCCACGTCACCAAGGACCACGTCGGCCACCTGCGCGCCTTCTTCACCCAGGCCTCCGAAGCAGCGGACGCGCTGCTGCTGTGCGGCGACCTCACCGACTACGGCACGGCGGAGGAAGCGCGCATCCTCGCCGACGAACTCGCGGCCGTCGCCGTGCCCATCGTCGCCGTGCTGGGCAACCACGACTACGAAAGCGGCACGCCCGAGGTCGTGCGCGAGACGCTCATGGGCATCGGCGTGCGCGTGCTCGATGGCGAAGCCTGCGAGATCGAAGGCGTGGGCATCGCCGGCGCCAAGGGCTTCGCCGGCGGCTTCGGCCGCGGTTCGCTGGGCGCCTGGGGCGAGCCGGCGATCAAGATGTTCGTGCAGGAAGCACTGAACGAGGCCATGAAGTTCGAATCGGCGCTGGCCAAGCTGCGCACGCACCGGCGCATCGCGCTGCTGCACTACTCGCCGGTCTGCTCCACCGTGCGCGGCGAACCCGAAGACATCTTCCCCTTCCTGGGCAGCAGCCGGCTGGAAGAGCCCCTGCTGCGCTATCCGGTCGATGCCATCTTCCACGGCCACGCGCACCGCGGCTCGCTGGAGGGCAAGACGGTCAACGGCCTGCCGGTGTTCAACGTGGCGCGGCCGCTGTTGCTGCGCACGCGCCCCGACCTGCCGCCCTTCCGCCTGTACGACGTGCCCCGCGCGGACGTCGAAAGCGAAGAGGAAGTCGCCGCGGTGCCATAG
- a CDS encoding nucleotidyltransferase codes for MPAAKIAPSLEDEVAPKTAGFYRAALQALGDADIPFLVGGAFAHACFTGIRRATKDLDIFIKREDYDRIAELAERHGWGTSMTFPHWLGKVYDREDEDFIDLIFNSGNGLTPVDEGWFQHNAEAEILGVPVKIANIEDGLVSKAFIMERERYDGGDVAHLIQANAERLDWQGMLKRFGPHWRVLLAHLTLFGFIYPGERHRIPEWVMRELVGRLAAETRQPPAADPHVCAGTLLSREQYLYDVEQLGYVDGRLTPVSTMTAEDVDRWTQAIPARQAVTP; via the coding sequence ATGCCTGCTGCAAAAATCGCGCCCTCGCTCGAGGACGAAGTCGCACCCAAGACCGCGGGTTTCTACCGCGCGGCCCTGCAGGCGCTGGGGGATGCGGACATTCCTTTCCTCGTGGGCGGCGCCTTCGCCCACGCCTGCTTCACCGGCATCCGCCGGGCGACCAAGGACCTGGACATCTTCATCAAGCGCGAGGACTACGACCGCATCGCGGAGCTGGCCGAGCGCCACGGCTGGGGTACCAGCATGACCTTCCCGCACTGGCTGGGCAAGGTCTACGACCGCGAGGACGAGGACTTCATCGACCTCATCTTCAATTCCGGCAACGGCCTGACGCCGGTGGACGAGGGCTGGTTCCAGCACAACGCCGAAGCCGAGATCCTGGGCGTGCCGGTGAAGATCGCCAACATCGAGGACGGGCTGGTCTCCAAGGCCTTCATCATGGAGCGCGAGCGCTACGACGGCGGCGACGTCGCCCACCTGATCCAGGCCAACGCCGAGCGGCTGGACTGGCAGGGCATGCTGAAGCGCTTCGGCCCGCACTGGCGGGTGCTGCTGGCGCACCTGACGCTGTTCGGCTTCATCTACCCCGGCGAGCGCCACCGCATCCCCGAGTGGGTGATGCGCGAGCTGGTCGGCCGCCTGGCCGCCGAGACGCGGCAGCCGCCGGCGGCGGACCCGCATGTCTGCGCCGGCACCTTGCTGTCGCGCGAACAGTACCTGTACGACGTGGAGCAGCTGGGTTACGTCGATGGCCGCCTGACGCCGGTGAGCACAATGACGGCGGAGGATGTCGACCGGTGGACGCAGGCGATTCCGGCAAGGCAGGCGGTGACGCCGTAG
- the norR gene encoding nitric oxide reductase transcriptional regulator NorR — translation MTVVPATTSVVEMTPPTESDRYAQLLAAARQLVPCDAMALLRLDEAVLTPLAVDGLSVEALGRRFAVGAHPRLARLVESPGVLRFAPDCGLPDPYDGLVAGQPAILAVHDCLGAPLRIEGRLWGLLTLDALQPGAFDAVGPSQLDALVQLVESGLEAIVAIREIQERAGREQAMAREWQAVQQPPRELLGTSVAMHRLRIEIDAVASSDLTVLVLGETGVGKDLVAQRLHAASQRHGRPLVQVNCAALPETLADSELFGHKKGAFTGAVQDRLGKFELADGGTLFLDEVGELPLAIQAKLLRVLQSGEVQRPGSDRVRKVDVRVVAATNRDLPAMIAQGRFRADLYHRLAVYPLQVPPLRERGRDVLTLAGGFLEENQHRLGARNLRLSPAAKNALLAHHWPGNVRELEHVLSRAALRAFHEQGRGGRWVAIEPRHVALEGQVLVAPAPVVTAAPLSSGQSLREATDAFQRQWITDCIARNNGHLARAAAEAGMDRSNFHRLARRLDVLPLPS, via the coding sequence ATGACCGTTGTGCCCGCGACCACGTCCGTGGTCGAAATGACTCCCCCCACCGAATCCGACCGCTACGCGCAGCTGCTCGCTGCCGCCAGGCAACTCGTTCCCTGCGATGCGATGGCGCTGCTGCGCCTGGACGAGGCCGTGCTGACGCCCCTGGCCGTCGATGGCCTCAGCGTGGAGGCGCTGGGCCGGCGCTTCGCCGTCGGCGCGCATCCGCGGCTGGCGCGGCTGGTCGAAAGCCCCGGCGTGCTGCGCTTCGCGCCGGATTGCGGCCTGCCTGATCCGTACGACGGCCTGGTCGCGGGCCAGCCCGCGATCCTGGCCGTGCACGACTGCCTGGGCGCGCCGCTGCGCATCGAGGGCCGCTTGTGGGGCCTGCTGACCCTGGACGCGCTGCAGCCCGGCGCCTTCGACGCCGTCGGCCCCTCGCAGCTCGACGCGCTGGTGCAGCTGGTGGAATCCGGCCTGGAAGCCATCGTCGCCATCCGCGAGATCCAGGAGCGCGCCGGCCGCGAACAGGCGATGGCGCGCGAATGGCAGGCCGTGCAGCAGCCGCCACGCGAGCTGCTGGGGACCAGCGTCGCGATGCACCGGCTGCGCATCGAGATCGATGCGGTGGCGTCCTCCGACCTCACGGTGCTGGTGCTCGGCGAGACCGGCGTCGGCAAGGACCTGGTGGCCCAGCGCCTGCACGCCGCTTCGCAGCGGCACGGGCGGCCGCTGGTGCAGGTGAACTGCGCGGCGCTGCCCGAGACGCTGGCGGACAGCGAACTGTTCGGCCACAAGAAAGGCGCCTTCACCGGCGCCGTGCAGGACCGCCTGGGCAAGTTCGAGCTGGCCGATGGCGGCACGCTGTTCCTGGACGAGGTGGGCGAGCTGCCGCTGGCGATCCAGGCCAAGCTGCTGCGCGTGCTGCAAAGCGGCGAGGTGCAGCGGCCCGGCAGCGACCGCGTGCGCAAGGTGGACGTGCGCGTGGTCGCCGCCACCAACCGCGACCTGCCGGCCATGATCGCGCAGGGGCGCTTCCGCGCCGACCTCTATCACCGGCTGGCGGTGTACCCGCTGCAGGTGCCGCCGCTGCGCGAGCGCGGGCGCGACGTGCTGACCCTGGCCGGCGGCTTCCTCGAGGAGAACCAGCACCGCCTGGGCGCGCGCAACCTGCGCCTGAGCCCGGCCGCCAAGAACGCGCTGCTGGCGCACCACTGGCCCGGCAACGTGCGCGAGCTGGAGCACGTGCTGAGCCGCGCGGCGCTGCGGGCGTTCCACGAGCAGGGGCGCGGCGGACGGTGGGTGGCGATCGAGCCGCGGCATGTGGCGTTGGAGGGGCAGGTGCTTGTTGCACCTGCGCCTGTGGTCACGGCGGCGCCCCTGTCATCCGGCCAGTCACTGCGCGAGGCGACGGATGCCTTCCAGCGCCAATGGATCACGGACTGCATTGCCCGCAACAACGGGCATCTCGCTCGCGCGGCCGCGGAAGCAGGCATGGACCGGAGCAACTTCCATCGGCTGGCACGGCGCTTGGACGTGCTCCCACTCCCCTCCTGA
- the hmpA gene encoding NO-inducible flavohemoprotein — MFSAQTISLIKATVPALQQHGEAITKHFYDLMFREHPEVKGLFNEAHQASGSQARALAGAVLAYAAHIDQLEALAGALPRIIQKHVALGVQPEHYPIVGACLLRAIQEVLGDAATDDIIAAWGEAYGALADMLIAAEEQVYAANAAEAGGWRGARAFRVARRVVESELITSFYLEPVDGRPLLRFVPGQYLTLVLEVDGEPMRRNYSLSDAPGKAWYRISVKREEGGRVSNWLHAQAQAGTQVEVLAPAGDFQLDEAANDDRPLVLVTGGVGITPAMSMLEAAAPSGRPIRFIHAARHGGVHAFRARVDALAQQHANVEVLYVYDQPRPGDEPHVTGVVTQELLAQQLPADRDVDVYFLGPKPFMQAVYRSGLALGVAQERLKYEFFGPLEELKAA, encoded by the coding sequence ATGTTCTCTGCCCAGACCATCTCCCTCATCAAGGCCACCGTCCCCGCGCTGCAGCAGCATGGCGAGGCCATCACGAAACATTTCTACGACCTGATGTTCCGGGAACATCCGGAAGTGAAGGGCCTCTTCAACGAAGCGCACCAGGCCTCCGGCTCGCAGGCGCGTGCCCTGGCTGGCGCCGTGCTGGCCTATGCCGCGCACATCGACCAGCTCGAAGCCCTGGCCGGCGCGCTGCCGCGCATCATCCAGAAGCACGTCGCCCTCGGCGTGCAGCCGGAGCACTACCCCATCGTCGGCGCCTGCCTGCTGCGCGCCATCCAGGAGGTGCTCGGCGACGCGGCCACCGACGACATCATTGCCGCCTGGGGCGAAGCCTACGGCGCGCTGGCCGACATGCTGATCGCCGCCGAGGAACAGGTGTACGCCGCCAATGCGGCGGAAGCCGGCGGCTGGCGCGGCGCGCGCGCCTTCCGCGTCGCGCGGCGTGTTGTCGAGAGCGAGCTCATCACCTCGTTCTACCTGGAGCCGGTGGACGGCCGGCCGCTGCTGCGCTTCGTGCCGGGCCAGTACCTCACGCTGGTGCTGGAAGTCGATGGCGAGCCGATGCGCCGCAACTATTCGCTGTCCGATGCGCCGGGCAAGGCCTGGTACCGCATCAGCGTCAAGCGCGAGGAGGGCGGCCGCGTGTCCAACTGGCTGCACGCGCAGGCGCAGGCGGGCACGCAGGTCGAAGTGCTGGCGCCGGCCGGCGACTTCCAGCTGGACGAGGCGGCCAACGACGATCGTCCGCTGGTGCTGGTGACCGGTGGCGTCGGCATCACGCCGGCCATGAGCATGCTGGAAGCCGCGGCGCCCAGCGGCCGGCCGATCCGCTTCATCCACGCGGCGCGCCATGGCGGCGTGCATGCCTTCCGCGCGCGCGTCGATGCGCTGGCGCAGCAGCATGCCAACGTCGAAGTGCTGTATGTCTACGACCAGCCGCGTCCCGGGGACGAGCCGCACGTCACCGGCGTCGTCACGCAGGAGTTGCTGGCGCAGCAGCTGCCCGCGGACCGCGACGTCGACGTCTACTTCCTCGGCCCCAAGCCCTTCATGCAGGCGGTGTACCGCAGCGGGCTGGCGCTGGGCGTGGCGCAGGAGCGGCTGAAGTACGAGTTCTTCGGGCCGCTGGAGGAGTTGAAGGCGGCCTGA
- a CDS encoding DUF1697 domain-containing protein, producing the protein MPRQAAFLRGISPMNCKMPELAAAFEGAGFTDVKTVLSSGNVLFTERGTPASLKKKAEAAMEAHLGKSFMTFVRPVSELQDLLAEDPFQHFKLPAKAKRIATFLSDAKAPAPKLPIEMQQAQILAVEDGIVFSAYVPQENDPAFMRLIEKTFGKEVTTRTWDTMRKVVAAA; encoded by the coding sequence ATGCCACGCCAAGCCGCTTTCCTGCGGGGCATCAGCCCCATGAACTGCAAGATGCCCGAACTGGCGGCCGCCTTCGAGGGCGCCGGCTTCACCGACGTGAAGACGGTGCTTTCCAGCGGCAACGTCCTCTTCACGGAACGCGGCACGCCCGCTTCGCTGAAAAAGAAAGCCGAGGCGGCCATGGAGGCCCACCTCGGCAAGAGCTTCATGACCTTCGTGCGGCCGGTCTCGGAACTGCAGGACCTGCTCGCCGAAGACCCGTTCCAGCATTTCAAGCTGCCGGCGAAAGCCAAGCGCATCGCCACCTTCCTGTCCGATGCGAAGGCGCCGGCGCCCAAGCTGCCGATCGAGATGCAGCAGGCGCAGATCCTCGCGGTGGAGGACGGGATCGTGTTCAGCGCCTACGTGCCGCAGGAGAACGACCCCGCCTTCATGCGCCTGATCGAGAAGACCTTCGGCAAGGAAGTGACCACGCGGACGTGGGACACTATGCGGAAGGTCGTCGCCGCGGCCTGA